Proteins from a single region of Punica granatum isolate Tunisia-2019 chromosome 8, ASM765513v2, whole genome shotgun sequence:
- the LOC116187448 gene encoding uncharacterized protein LOC116187448, whose translation MADSGEGYAVEEAKRRCRRVTDSIGRLPLSTPDSCKRTLHRLVLAGLSFLSRWPSPSSSSSSAAPLSINIEHLEPVLYILRQPFVNGASRVCKPIPQSPATNGDRGSGSGSKTAHSMLT comes from the exons ATGGCGGACAGCGGCGAGGGGTACGCAGTGGAAGAGGCCAAGAGGAGATGCCGGCGCGTTACCGACAGCATAGGGAGGTTGCCATTATCGACCCCCGATTCCTGCAAGCGCACCCTCCACCGATTGGTCCTGGCCGGGCTCTCCTTCCTCTCTCGCTGGCCATCTCCTTCTTCGTCTTCCTCCTCCGCAGCTCCTCTTAG CATCAACATTGAACATTTGGAGCCTGTCCTTTACATTCTCCGGCAGCCATTCGTAAACGGAGCCTCTCGCGTCTGCAAGCCGATTCCTCAGTCCCCTGCAACCAACGGAGACAGAGGCAGCGGTTCAGGTTCGAAAACTGCCCATTCTATGCTGACATAG